One genomic window of Sulfurovum lithotrophicum includes the following:
- the rpsI gene encoding 30S ribosomal protein S9 encodes MATIYATGKRKAAIAKVWLTPGNGEMLINGKTLDQWLGGHETLKMKVRLPLEATKQLESMNVKATTLGGGYSAQADALKHGITKALVEFEPSFRTILKPMGLLTRDSRVVERKKPGKKKARRSPQFSKR; translated from the coding sequence ATGGCGACTATTTATGCAACAGGAAAAAGAAAAGCGGCTATCGCTAAAGTTTGGTTGACACCAGGTAACGGTGAAATGCTAATTAACGGTAAGACACTTGACCAATGGTTGGGTGGACACGAAACACTTAAAATGAAAGTAAGACTTCCTCTTGAAGCGACTAAGCAGCTTGAGTCTATGAATGTAAAAGCAACTACACTCGGTGGTGGTTACTCTGCACAGGCAGATGCATTGAAGCACGGTATCACCAAAGCATTGGTTGAATTCGAGCCGTCTTTCAGAACGATCTTGAAGCCTATGGGTCTTCTTACTCGTGACTCAAGAGTCGTTGAGCGTAAGAAACCAGGTAAGAAAAAAGCGAGAAGATCTCCACAGTTCTCAAAAAGATAA
- a CDS encoding FixH family protein — protein MVKENKEKTYWPHMIVGFLLIGITLGYWTVKHATSLPVQEENEYMLKYQKADMNINEILEKQKAFDKKYKIIISDVEMLPVKKNEVLHRKQKSQVKLAKGENTFSYEVVNVKNADVPDANVSFLLTRPHTKVDDIMIETVPFSDGKYRVTVSVEKPGRYVLRIRARIGDAVGYSDTPAYLKP, from the coding sequence ATGGTAAAAGAGAATAAAGAGAAGACTTACTGGCCTCATATGATAGTAGGCTTTCTACTCATAGGGATCACCCTTGGATATTGGACAGTGAAGCATGCCACCTCGCTTCCTGTACAGGAAGAGAACGAGTATATGCTCAAATACCAGAAGGCCGATATGAATATCAATGAAATTCTTGAAAAACAGAAAGCCTTCGATAAAAAGTACAAGATCATTATCTCAGATGTTGAAATGCTTCCAGTGAAGAAAAACGAGGTGCTTCATAGAAAGCAGAAGTCACAGGTAAAACTTGCCAAAGGTGAAAACACTTTTTCCTATGAAGTAGTTAATGTAAAAAATGCAGATGTACCCGATGCCAATGTGAGCTTTCTTCTGACGCGTCCGCATACCAAAGTGGATGATATTATGATAGAGACAGTTCCTTTTTCAGACGGAAAGTACAGAGTAACGGTTTCTGTTGAAAAACCGGGACGCTACGTGCTCCGCATTAGAGCCAGGATCGGTGATGCTGTCGGCTATTCCGATACACCGGCTTATCTCAAGCCCTAA
- a CDS encoding peptide deformylase, protein MVQKLVIYPDDRMNCTSTDVRSFNQTLWDVLEDMRDTMLAHDIKAMAAMQIAYPYNIILIKEGEEYHEYINPRIIKNEDLFDSEESSIHYPDVTVTIPRYGKIKLVYEDRNGKVHYEDIEDRELAAILQRKIDITFGGNILDKVDKNTREKILDALAGKGLMPQTDDVCPTFSRKDYFVSFTDKLLFFMGLSLLTPLFKFSKETVENIYTFDKIVFPLIIVLMIGFFFYAQYEAKKYKQCSSCQIGNNIGVIIKRSVAALAFAIGAYFLVNPY, encoded by the coding sequence ATGGTACAAAAACTGGTTATCTACCCCGACGACAGGATGAACTGCACCTCAACGGATGTACGTTCTTTCAACCAAACGCTCTGGGACGTATTGGAAGATATGCGCGATACAATGCTGGCACATGACATCAAAGCTATGGCTGCTATGCAGATTGCCTATCCCTACAACATTATTCTTATCAAAGAGGGTGAGGAGTATCACGAATATATCAATCCGCGTATCATCAAGAATGAAGACCTTTTCGACTCTGAAGAGAGCAGCATCCATTACCCGGATGTAACGGTCACCATCCCTCGTTACGGGAAGATAAAACTGGTGTATGAAGACCGAAACGGAAAGGTACATTACGAAGACATCGAAGACAGAGAACTTGCTGCGATACTGCAGAGAAAGATAGATATTACCTTTGGTGGAAACATACTCGACAAGGTAGACAAAAACACCAGAGAGAAGATACTCGATGCTCTGGCAGGGAAAGGGCTCATGCCTCAGACTGACGATGTCTGTCCTACTTTCTCAAGAAAAGACTATTTTGTCAGCTTTACAGACAAGCTGCTCTTCTTTATGGGACTCTCTCTCCTCACGCCACTTTTCAAATTTTCAAAAGAGACCGTAGAGAACATCTATACCTTTGACAAGATCGTATTCCCACTCATCATTGTGTTGATGATAGGCTTTTTCTTCTATGCGCAGTACGAAGCCAAAAAATACAAACAATGCAGCTCCTGTCAGATAGGGAATAACATAGGCGTGATAATCAAACGCAGTGTTGCAGCCCTCGCTTTTGCCATAGGCGCTTACTTCCTGGTTAATCCTTACTAG
- a CDS encoding NAD(P)/FAD-dependent oxidoreductase, with translation MARLVVMGGGVSGHTAATFAKDWLGDEHEVVVVTPNSQWNWIPSNIWVGVGQMTKEEVVFPLAPVYEKAGIDFRQAKAVSIHPNGGEKSDKEYITIEYTGQGKEGQTEEITYDYLINATGPKLNFGATPGLDEGHTVSVCTADHAVHANLELKKVFEKAKTEKQKILVGTGHGMCTCQGAAFEYIFNIEHEANKAGVRDNLEIKWISNESFLGDFGIGGLHMKRGGYAASSRLFAESLYSERGIPWIIGAHVSKVEAGKAHYELLDGSTGEEEFDFAMLIPPFAGVGLKAYDKDGSDITDTIFAPNGFMKVDAKYDAGAYENWKASDWPRTYQNPTYSNMFACGIAFAPPHLISKPMSSVNGTPINPTPPRTGMPSGIIGKNVAHSVCDLIKKGPDAHLHEASMAEMGAACVASAGKGLTDGTAAALTVYPVVPDFEKYPGLGRDLDYTFGEIGLAGHWIKHILHHLFIYKAKLKPGWTLIPE, from the coding sequence ATGGCACGATTAGTAGTTATGGGTGGTGGCGTCTCAGGACACACTGCTGCAACATTTGCAAAAGATTGGCTGGGTGACGAGCACGAAGTAGTGGTTGTAACTCCAAATTCACAATGGAACTGGATTCCATCAAATATATGGGTAGGTGTAGGTCAAATGACCAAGGAGGAAGTTGTCTTCCCTTTGGCACCCGTGTATGAAAAAGCAGGTATCGATTTCAGACAGGCAAAAGCAGTTTCCATTCATCCAAACGGTGGAGAGAAGAGTGACAAAGAGTATATCACGATCGAATATACAGGACAGGGCAAAGAGGGACAGACCGAAGAAATTACTTATGATTACCTCATCAATGCTACAGGTCCAAAACTGAACTTCGGTGCAACACCTGGTTTGGATGAAGGTCACACTGTTTCTGTCTGTACTGCCGACCATGCGGTACATGCGAACCTTGAGCTCAAGAAGGTCTTCGAAAAGGCAAAAACAGAGAAGCAGAAAATTCTTGTCGGTACCGGTCACGGTATGTGTACCTGTCAGGGTGCCGCGTTCGAATATATCTTCAACATCGAGCACGAAGCGAACAAAGCAGGCGTCAGAGACAACCTTGAGATCAAGTGGATCTCCAACGAATCATTCCTCGGTGACTTCGGTATCGGTGGTCTACACATGAAACGTGGGGGTTATGCTGCCTCTTCAAGACTTTTCGCCGAATCACTCTACTCTGAGAGAGGGATCCCTTGGATCATTGGAGCACATGTCTCTAAAGTTGAAGCAGGAAAGGCACACTACGAACTTCTTGATGGTTCGACCGGAGAAGAAGAGTTCGATTTTGCAATGCTCATTCCGCCATTTGCAGGTGTGGGGCTCAAAGCATACGATAAAGACGGTTCAGACATCACTGACACGATCTTCGCACCGAACGGCTTCATGAAAGTTGATGCAAAGTATGATGCCGGTGCCTACGAGAACTGGAAAGCGTCTGACTGGCCAAGAACGTATCAGAATCCGACATATTCAAATATGTTCGCATGCGGTATTGCATTCGCACCTCCGCACCTGATCTCCAAGCCGATGTCATCAGTGAACGGTACACCGATCAACCCGACACCGCCAAGAACAGGTATGCCTTCAGGTATCATCGGTAAAAATGTAGCACACTCCGTATGTGACCTGATCAAAAAAGGTCCTGACGCACACCTTCATGAAGCCTCCATGGCGGAAATGGGTGCAGCGTGTGTTGCATCTGCAGGTAAAGGTCTTACAGACGGTACGGCTGCAGCATTGACCGTTTATCCTGTCGTTCCTGACTTCGAGAAATATCCGGGACTTGGACGTGACCTTGACTATACCTTTGGTGAGATCGGACTTGCAGGGCACTGGATCAAGCATATCCTGCATCACCTGTTCATCTATAAAGCAAAACTCAAGCCAGGCTGGACTCTCATCCCAGAGTAA
- a CDS encoding RecB-like helicase: protein MSFKPFLAYSASAGSGKTFALSVRYISLLFMGEPAGSILAATFTNKAAAEMRQRVVDSLRHLGENKAFLDAIAIETGMSRDVLFQKQPEVLKRFLSSTSHIVTLDSFFSKILRSASLELGLEPDFVTKEQPKEELEKHFLDEVDANGMLSDLVKLAMDIEDKRFKKIFDLMQNFYKVDPLLPAQSEVTLSISKEEEACEILRLEMLKALENAGAPDRCLKQFDTKNTKELFSKKLFEKETLGEHSWYKKIANGEIEAVYAALKQRLLHWAKAKEMVVLHHLFRIYDYYKNATITNARNSGVLTFDDLSYFTYRLLQEMPSSEFLYFKIDAKFRHILLDEFQDTSTLQFLLLKPLIDEIFSGQGQSDFKSFFYVGDTKQSLYRFRGGEEELFDKIAQRYGVQIEQMDTNYRSSRYVVEQVNLWFKDTMEGYVPQKSKTDASEGYVEVFESEEIIDDAVAQAQRLLELGIDVDDIAFLVSTNKDGQNLQEACEKEGIHTLLKTSSSLKNVPKVAALVAMVSYLFGGEKIDAEAMLLKVGKSFDEVDLSWFSVFMSPLQIVDRLIREFGYFDNDRNMLKLLEFASSFSDIPTFLDEFRTSSISVAAHSIHGANIMTIHGSKGLEFEYVIVLDKLTRPNSDKAPLIFHYNDDLHIDQILYRTQNREHFDDNYARIMEERRASSLKDRKNVLYVALTRAVEGLIVIKKPEGSIFDEINISPIKIGEIIVKCSTLGVQEEKSRENEVVSVTISDYGTQEIGTKEDEEEKDYEAILFGTALHYTLEIMGEFDEQSLKFALVSVRNRYGQLLGHEGLAQIEKRVKALIENEAFQDFLKDARIMKEQSLSFEGELKQIDLLLEYDDHMLVIDYKSSKKYTIKHQTQVNYYKRAIEKIAEKPTEGMIIYLLEDKIEIVNLK, encoded by the coding sequence ATGAGTTTTAAACCTTTTTTGGCCTATTCGGCATCCGCGGGAAGCGGTAAGACCTTTGCGCTCTCTGTACGCTACATCTCTCTGCTTTTTATGGGAGAGCCTGCAGGAAGCATACTGGCAGCGACCTTTACGAACAAGGCGGCAGCGGAGATGCGGCAGCGTGTGGTGGATTCACTGCGTCACCTTGGGGAGAACAAGGCGTTCCTCGATGCCATTGCGATAGAGACAGGGATGAGCAGGGACGTACTGTTCCAGAAACAGCCGGAAGTCTTGAAACGATTTCTTTCCTCTACATCCCATATTGTGACACTGGACAGTTTTTTCTCGAAGATCCTGCGTTCCGCCTCTCTGGAACTTGGACTTGAACCCGATTTTGTGACCAAGGAACAGCCCAAGGAAGAGCTGGAGAAACATTTTCTGGATGAAGTAGATGCAAATGGTATGCTTTCCGATCTGGTGAAACTGGCCATGGACATTGAAGATAAACGCTTCAAGAAGATATTTGACCTGATGCAGAACTTCTACAAGGTCGATCCGCTGCTTCCTGCCCAGTCGGAAGTGACACTCTCCATAAGCAAAGAGGAAGAGGCCTGTGAAATACTGCGTCTGGAAATGCTCAAGGCACTCGAAAATGCCGGTGCGCCTGATCGTTGTCTGAAGCAGTTCGATACCAAAAACACTAAAGAGCTGTTCAGCAAAAAGCTGTTTGAGAAGGAGACGCTGGGTGAGCATTCCTGGTACAAAAAAATAGCTAATGGGGAGATCGAAGCTGTTTATGCCGCACTCAAACAGAGGCTGCTGCACTGGGCAAAAGCCAAAGAAATGGTTGTACTGCATCATCTCTTCAGGATCTATGATTATTACAAAAATGCAACGATCACGAATGCAAGGAATTCGGGGGTGCTTACCTTTGATGACCTGAGCTATTTTACCTACCGGCTTTTGCAGGAAATGCCTTCGAGTGAGTTCCTGTACTTCAAGATCGATGCAAAGTTCAGACATATTCTTCTCGATGAATTTCAGGATACCTCTACACTGCAGTTCCTGCTGCTCAAACCGCTTATCGACGAGATTTTTTCCGGACAGGGGCAGAGTGATTTCAAGTCCTTCTTCTATGTGGGAGATACCAAGCAGTCATTGTACCGTTTTCGTGGTGGGGAGGAAGAGCTCTTTGACAAGATCGCCCAGAGATATGGTGTGCAGATCGAACAGATGGACACCAACTACCGAAGCAGCAGGTATGTAGTGGAACAGGTAAACCTCTGGTTCAAAGATACGATGGAGGGCTACGTGCCCCAAAAAAGCAAAACGGATGCAAGTGAGGGGTATGTAGAAGTCTTTGAGTCCGAAGAGATCATTGACGATGCAGTTGCGCAGGCACAGCGTCTTCTGGAACTTGGGATCGACGTAGATGACATAGCATTCCTGGTCAGTACCAACAAGGATGGGCAGAATCTGCAGGAAGCCTGTGAAAAAGAGGGTATTCATACACTGCTGAAAACTTCCTCCTCTTTGAAGAATGTACCGAAGGTCGCTGCGCTGGTCGCTATGGTCTCCTACCTCTTCGGCGGGGAGAAGATCGATGCGGAAGCGATGCTCCTGAAGGTAGGCAAAAGCTTCGATGAGGTCGATCTTTCCTGGTTCTCTGTTTTTATGAGCCCGTTGCAGATCGTGGACAGGCTGATACGGGAATTCGGCTACTTCGACAATGACCGCAATATGCTCAAACTATTGGAGTTCGCCTCATCGTTTTCGGATATCCCTACATTTTTGGATGAGTTCAGAACCTCGAGTATCTCTGTGGCGGCCCACTCCATTCATGGTGCGAATATCATGACGATCCATGGTTCAAAAGGGCTGGAGTTTGAATATGTGATCGTGCTGGACAAGCTGACGCGTCCCAACAGTGATAAAGCCCCGCTTATCTTCCATTACAATGATGATCTCCATATTGACCAGATACTCTACAGAACACAGAACAGGGAACACTTCGATGACAACTATGCAAGGATTATGGAGGAGAGAAGGGCTTCTTCTCTCAAGGATAGAAAAAATGTGCTCTATGTGGCATTGACCCGTGCGGTGGAGGGATTGATCGTTATCAAGAAGCCGGAAGGGTCCATTTTCGATGAGATCAATATCTCTCCGATAAAGATCGGAGAGATAATCGTTAAGTGTTCAACATTGGGTGTCCAGGAAGAGAAGAGCAGGGAGAACGAAGTAGTATCGGTGACTATTTCTGATTACGGTACACAGGAAATTGGTACGAAAGAGGATGAGGAAGAGAAAGATTACGAAGCGATCCTTTTTGGTACGGCACTGCACTACACGCTGGAGATCATGGGAGAGTTTGATGAGCAAAGCCTGAAATTCGCCCTAGTCTCTGTAAGGAACCGTTACGGACAGCTTTTGGGCCATGAAGGTTTGGCCCAGATCGAAAAACGGGTCAAAGCACTGATAGAAAATGAAGCATTTCAGGACTTTTTGAAGGATGCCCGGATCATGAAAGAGCAGTCGCTCTCTTTTGAAGGGGAACTGAAACAGATCGACCTGCTTCTGGAATATGACGACCATATGCTGGTGATCGATTACAAGAGTTCGAAGAAGTATACCATAAAGCATCAGACTCAGGTCAATTACTATAAAAGAGCGATCGAAAAAATTGCAGAAAAACCGACTGAGGGAATGATCATTTATCTTTTGGAAGATAAAATCGAGATAGTAAACTTAAAATAA
- a CDS encoding PD-(D/E)XK nuclease family protein, with the protein MNQLHIYPTSRALRTVSQSLKNCDGFLPTLMRMDEFEKRAVLVEERTQADPLQRILFLKEASRFDSFKTLKVNRDLVRFFSKSDALFKFFEELSAEHVDYDTLVQADAYAEFDKHLETLEQLQRRYKELLEAKGLTDRMFIPQCYTLNEGFVKGYERIEIFLEGYLSRFELELLEKMAKHTQLIIHYTTSTFNQKMLERFEAFDIELQPNREVTFDLGSRRILSDHPDTLSIEASVYSVEERDEQVALAFMKIEEMVQSGISPEEIVLILPDEEFKKHFMLFDTHNNLNFAMGYDYANGRIYRSLDALYRYWQRHDRESVSLIERYGLLKEKIDSVSKTAQTGVENFFGFLEEIDLLDAEKQERVEEKYRHFLTLFRDATLTYKEWLFLWLKTLSKITLDDVRGGKVTVLGVLETRGVSFKGVVIVDFNEGTVPASSSKDMFLNSTVRTFAGLPTRQDREALQKQYYNRLLQQAESAAIIYSSSESNLPSKFLYELGLGKAERPKVPLSLLYGHPSQLKAEEAPVVEAFDATAQTWSASRLKAWLECKRKYYYRYIKNIKAKEEDELNEGAFLHTLLEQLYKEQGCYASEKELTKRLHALMDELLPEEDAKNRYRKLLWREKLKGFAQKEIDHFKAEWRVVERELEVLGEIGGLKFKGRIDRIDQNATDTLVLDYKSGRVEKEPKKLNPEKISDFQMSIYRQLLQNRYQNISLAFVKILEKGEKQQVTLLEERNALLAEHIIDLKQTKSFVAEKCDDLQKCTYCEFALMCERGEYL; encoded by the coding sequence ATGAACCAATTACATATCTACCCTACTTCCAGAGCTTTGAGAACCGTAAGCCAGTCATTGAAAAACTGTGATGGATTCCTCCCGACACTGATGCGGATGGATGAGTTTGAAAAACGGGCAGTACTTGTGGAAGAAAGAACACAGGCCGATCCCCTTCAACGTATACTTTTTCTTAAAGAAGCTTCACGCTTCGACAGTTTTAAAACATTGAAGGTCAATCGTGACCTGGTACGTTTTTTCAGTAAAAGTGACGCACTTTTCAAGTTCTTTGAGGAACTTTCTGCCGAGCATGTGGATTATGATACTTTGGTCCAGGCAGATGCCTATGCGGAATTTGACAAACACCTTGAAACATTGGAACAGTTGCAAAGGCGCTACAAAGAGCTGCTTGAGGCAAAGGGCCTGACAGATCGGATGTTCATTCCACAGTGTTACACTCTAAATGAAGGCTTTGTCAAAGGATATGAGAGGATAGAGATATTTCTTGAAGGATATCTGAGCCGTTTTGAACTTGAACTGTTGGAGAAGATGGCGAAACATACACAGCTGATCATCCATTATACAACCAGCACTTTCAACCAGAAGATGTTGGAGCGTTTTGAAGCCTTTGATATTGAACTGCAGCCCAACAGGGAAGTGACTTTCGATCTTGGAAGCAGACGTATTTTGAGCGACCATCCCGATACGCTGTCCATAGAAGCTTCTGTCTACAGTGTTGAGGAGCGTGATGAACAGGTTGCTCTGGCCTTTATGAAGATCGAAGAGATGGTACAGTCGGGTATTTCCCCGGAAGAGATCGTCCTGATCCTGCCCGATGAAGAATTCAAAAAACACTTTATGCTCTTTGATACACATAACAATCTGAACTTTGCTATGGGGTACGATTATGCAAACGGACGTATCTACCGGTCGCTGGATGCACTGTATCGCTACTGGCAGCGGCATGACAGGGAAAGTGTCAGTCTGATAGAACGTTATGGTCTTCTGAAAGAGAAGATCGACAGTGTCAGTAAGACAGCACAGACAGGTGTGGAAAACTTTTTTGGATTCCTGGAGGAAATTGATCTGCTGGATGCAGAAAAACAGGAACGGGTAGAGGAGAAGTATCGGCATTTTCTTACGCTTTTCCGGGATGCAACACTCACCTATAAAGAATGGCTTTTTCTCTGGCTCAAAACACTCTCGAAGATCACTCTGGATGATGTACGCGGAGGGAAGGTGACAGTCCTGGGAGTGCTGGAGACAAGGGGTGTCTCATTCAAAGGTGTGGTGATCGTGGATTTCAATGAAGGTACGGTACCGGCATCATCAAGTAAAGACATGTTCCTCAATTCGACGGTACGGACCTTTGCCGGGCTGCCGACGCGACAGGACAGGGAAGCACTTCAGAAACAGTATTACAACCGTCTGCTGCAACAGGCAGAGAGTGCTGCCATCATTTACAGCAGTTCCGAGAGCAATCTGCCTTCAAAGTTTCTCTACGAGTTGGGTTTAGGCAAGGCCGAACGGCCCAAGGTACCACTTAGCCTCCTTTACGGCCATCCTTCGCAACTCAAAGCAGAGGAAGCCCCCGTCGTTGAAGCATTCGATGCGACTGCCCAGACCTGGTCGGCTTCGAGACTGAAGGCCTGGCTGGAATGCAAGCGTAAATACTACTACCGCTATATCAAAAACATCAAGGCCAAAGAAGAGGATGAGCTTAATGAAGGTGCTTTTCTTCATACCCTGTTGGAGCAGCTTTACAAAGAACAGGGCTGTTATGCAAGTGAAAAGGAGCTGACAAAGAGACTCCATGCGCTAATGGATGAGTTGCTGCCGGAGGAGGATGCAAAGAACCGTTACAGAAAACTGCTCTGGAGAGAAAAGCTCAAAGGTTTCGCACAAAAAGAAATAGATCATTTCAAGGCAGAATGGCGTGTAGTGGAGAGAGAGCTTGAAGTCCTTGGCGAGATCGGCGGCTTGAAGTTCAAAGGACGTATTGACCGTATTGACCAGAATGCAACCGATACACTGGTGCTCGACTATAAAAGTGGAAGGGTGGAAAAAGAGCCCAAAAAACTCAATCCTGAAAAGATCAGTGATTTTCAGATGAGTATCTACCGCCAACTGCTCCAAAACAGATATCAGAATATCTCTCTGGCTTTCGTCAAGATACTGGAAAAAGGAGAGAAACAACAGGTCACTCTGCTCGAAGAGAGAAACGCCCTTTTAGCAGAACATATCATCGACTTAAAGCAGACAAAAAGTTTTGTGGCAGAAAAATGTGATGACCTGCAGAAATGTACCTACTGTGAATTCGCCCTAATGTGTGAAAGGGGGGAGTATCTATGA
- a CDS encoding DUF4006 family protein codes for MTENTNRSVFGLSGVTGMLIATVLLLGILAFLTTWGIGVQQHSATNPYDPTPITSNLDNIKEISKDNAQFAFKDAK; via the coding sequence ATGACAGAAAATACAAATAGATCCGTATTCGGCCTTAGTGGTGTGACAGGGATGTTGATCGCAACGGTACTCCTTTTGGGTATCCTTGCTTTTCTTACAACCTGGGGTATAGGGGTACAGCAGCACTCCGCGACTAATCCTTATGATCCTACACCGATCACAAGTAATTTAGACAATATCAAAGAGATCAGTAAAGACAATGCGCAATTTGCATTCAAAGATGCTAAGTAA
- the rplM gene encoding 50S ribosomal protein L13: MTKVLKPAEVTRDWVLIDAEGKTFGRILTEVATLLRGKHKPSFTPNVDCGDYVVIINAEKAKFTGVKLEDKEYFTHSGYFGSTKSKKLGDMLENHTEKLYKLAVRGMLPKTTLGRQMLKKLKVYAGAEHPHTAQINKEA, translated from the coding sequence ATGACAAAGGTACTAAAACCTGCTGAAGTAACACGTGACTGGGTTTTGATCGATGCTGAAGGTAAAACTTTCGGTCGTATCCTGACTGAAGTAGCAACTCTTCTCAGAGGTAAACACAAGCCATCATTTACACCGAATGTAGACTGTGGTGATTACGTAGTGATCATCAATGCGGAAAAAGCGAAATTTACAGGTGTCAAACTTGAGGATAAAGAGTATTTCACTCACTCAGGCTACTTTGGTTCAACCAAAAGTAAAAAACTGGGCGATATGCTTGAGAACCACACAGAGAAACTTTACAAGCTTGCTGTAAGAGGTATGCTGCCAAAGACGACTCTTGGTAGACAAATGCTTAAAAAACTGAAAGTATATGCCGGTGCCGAGCACCCACATACTGCACAAATCAACAAGGAAGCGTAA